A DNA window from Melanotaenia boesemani isolate fMelBoe1 chromosome 6, fMelBoe1.pri, whole genome shotgun sequence contains the following coding sequences:
- the rasip1 gene encoding ras-interacting protein 1, whose amino-acid sequence MEGSGSPRFRKLHFPVGLWINSPRKHFAKLGGRWPSAVSVKSTTSSDAVSLHEAPSAPSSSLSNSTPSLASPSPSPSPSPAFLRPRPAGPQSRAKRLSHLFLRGRSNSDRDRAVGEREREVWAHSAAPSTHYLSPASSTAPGLIKIYGDALSSGANYRSLLANIHSTARQLIAQVITRYTEREREEADDAVLQKHSPEDFLLCDVIGKPIQQPDGAIKWETECRRTVAPWECPLLLVDMWRPKDGFERRFEIQRKEDYEREEREREKEREREGESYQGVRWRRNRMASGGVQEESESGHRGRNTELRRSISDMNLSLRRRQGNHVSNDHRGSGNRPNNSGGVQDRKNIVSMINPQPGEIRASRAEAKVGWTNQPTDDEKDYSTCDLEVMSQSLILPPTDRPYFLLLQGYDQSKDFVLYIMTGHTHVFGRKPTIKEREKDRERERKGKRPLKVDTFLSAPDLLARHLLIRRDGAVPETPTGQALMRPFRGGAVTHNGVALYREAVLKPGDVIGLGDHFLFLYRDPRVSPAPPLALTLPWQAEASTTCCPSGLVDRQEALRQYLGSTEAVLKFHPHHADALLQEIISKNSSPDSSGGPLAPAYLLSIMIDHASKHLDPALTPQILLKSANLIKEIVWDNIKEFGDKHPTQNSTEQEGEISTPNVQKLSSDLRPLMFWMSNATELLNFFQVKVETMEKEWEFEAPGDPVLIADMDTCSEALAQLDDVIMHTFQQCVYHLTKTLYSLLPALLDTNPFSSEEKEKEKDGTQGAEGEEKREGEVEDVSALPPKVAGLVEVYRCSLMLSREACLSPPLTSQTFGYLFFFTNTSLLNTLLERDGLFSWSRAVQIRTNLDLVLDWLQGAGLGDIASEFMKKLSVTVNFLCVPKTRLIQSSWNSLQEEHALLSPAQLHHLLTHYKLGPTRAPPASWAPPPGTELSGDIFESFLDHPPLILPNETPRLDLSQPIPSPELQKEVTRLRTFLWGLDQDELPANQRTRL is encoded by the exons ATGGAGGGGTCTGGCAGTCCTCGCTTTAGAAAGCTTCATTTCCCAGTGGGTTTGTGGATCAATTCCCCAAGAAAACACTTTGCCAAACTTGGAGGTCGTTGGCCCAGCGCCGTCTCTGTCAA GTCAACAACCAGCTCTGACGCAGTCTCACTCCACGAGGCCCCCTCTGCTCCTTCCTCTTCCCTTTCTAATTCCACCCCTTCGCTGGCTTCCCCGTCCCCATCCCCATCTCCTTCCCCGGCCTTCCTCAGGCCGCGTCCTGCTGGCCCCCAGTCTCGGGCAAAGCGCCTTTCTCACCTCTTCCTGAGGGGGCGCTCCAACAGTGACCGGGACCGGGCAgtgggagagagggagagagaggtaTGGGCTCATTCAGCAGCCCCCTCTACCCACTACTTGTCCCCTGCTTCTTCCACTGCCCCAGGCTTGATCAAAATCTACGGAGATGCTCTCTCCAGTGGAGCAAACTATCGGTCCTTGTTGGCCAACATCCACTCCACAGCCAGACAACTCATTGCCCAGGTCATCACTCGCTACACTgaaagagaaagggaagaaGCAGATGATGCAG TTCTCCAGAAACACAGCCCTGAAGACTTCCTATTGTGTGATGTCATTGGAAAGCCCATCCAGCAGCCAGATGGAGCTATCAAATGGGAGACAGAGTGCCGGAGAACTGTTGCCCCATGGGAATGTCCTTTGTTGTTAGTGGACATGTGGAGGCCTAAGGATGGATTTGAGCGGCGCTTTGAAATCCAAAGGAAGGAAGACTATgagagagaggaaagagaaagagagaaggagcgtgagagggagggggagagctACCAAG GTGTACGCTGGCGGCGCAACAGGATGGCATCAGGAGGAGTGCAAGAAGAGAGTGAGAGTGGTCACCGTGGAAGAAACACGGAACTCCGGAGGAGCATCAGTGACATGAACCTGAGTCTGAGGCGTCGCCAGGGCAACCATGTCAGCAATGATCACCGTGGTTCAGGCAACCGACCTAACAACAGTGGAGGGGTGCAGGACAGGAAGAACATTGTGAGCATGATCAACCCACAGCCAGGAGAG ATCAGAGCATCAAGAGCCGAAGCAAAGGTTGGATGGACGAACCAGCCAACAGACGACGAGAAGGATTACTCCACCTGTGACCTGGAAGTGATGTCACAAAGTCTGATCCTTCCACCCACGGACAGACCCTACTTCCTGTTGCTGCAGGGTTATGATCAGAGCAAG gattttgttttgtacattaTGACGGGACATACACATGTGTTTGGGAGAAAACCCACAAtaaaggagagagagaaggatagagaaagagagaggaaggGGAAGAGGCCTCTAAAGGTGGACACATTTCTATCTGCCCCTGACCTTTTAGCCAGGCACTTACTGATCAGGAGAGATGGTGCTGTTCCAGAGACACCGACTGGACAAG CTCTAATGCGGCCCTTCAGAGGAGGTGCTGTCACTCACAATGGAGTGGCCCTTTACAGGGAGGCAGTCTTAAAGCCTGGGGATGTGATTGGTCTGGGGGACCACTTCCTTTTCTTGTACCGAGACCCTCGTGTGAGTCCAGCTCCGCCGCTCGCACTGACGCTGCCATGGCAGGCTGAAGCCTCCACTACCTGCTGCCCTTCAGGACTAGTGGACAGACAGGAAGCACTCAGGCAGTACCTGGGGTCTACAGAGGCAGTTCTGAAATTCCACCCTCATCATGCAGACGCCTTGTTACAG gagaTAATTTCCAAAAATTCCTCTCCAGACTCCAGTGGTGGGCCTTTAGCTCCTGCCTATCTCCTGTCAATCATGATAGATCATGCCTCCAAACATTTGGACCCTGCTCTCACGCCGCAGATTTTACTTAAGTCAGCAAATCTAATTAAGGAAATCGTGTGG GATAACATTAAGGAATTTGGGGATAAGCATCCCACGcaaaa TTCAACAGAGCAAGAGGGAGAAATAAGCACACCAAATGTCCAGAAGCTGTCATCTGATCTGCGACCCCTCATGTTCTGGATGTCAAACGCCACAGAGCTTCTAAACTTCTTCCAGGTCAAAGTTGAAACCATGGAGAAAGAGTGGGAATTTGAAG CTCCTGGGGATCCAGTGTTGATTGCTGACATGGACACCTGTTCAGAAGCTCTGGCACAGCTGGATGATGTAATTATGCACACCTTCCAGCAGTGTGTGTATCACCTCaccaag ACCCTGTACTCTCTTCTGCCGGCTCTTCTGGACACTAACCCATTCTCCagtgaggagaaggaaaaagaaaaggatggGACTCAGGGtgcagagggagaggagaaaagagaaggagaagTGGAGGATGTGTCTGCTTTACCTCCCAAGGTTGCTGGACTGGTGGAGGTGTATCGCTGCTCCCTGATGCTATCTCGAGAGGCGTGTCTGTCTCCACCACTCACCTCCCAAACTTTTGGCTACCTCTTCTTCTTCACCAACACTTCCTTGCTCAACACTCTGCTAGAGAGAG ATGGATTGTTTTCATGGTCCAGAGCAGTCCAGATCCGTACAAATCTAGACCTTGTTCTGGACTGGCTGCAAGGGGCAGGCTTAGGAGACATAGCCTCTGAGTTTATGAAGAAACTGTCAGTCACTGTCAATTTTTTGTGTGTTCCCAAAACACGACTCATCCAG TCATCCTGGAACAGTCTGCAGGAAGAGCATGCATTGTTAAGTCCTGCCCAGCTGCACCACCTGCTCACCCATTACAAGCTCGGACCAACCAGAGCTCCACCTGCATCCTGGGCTCCTCCGCCTGGCACAGAACTGAGTGGAG ACATATTTGAGAGCTTTCTGGACCACCCTCCTCTTATCCTGCCAAATGAGACTCCTCGCCTCGACCTCTCCCAGCCAATCCCAAGCCCTGAGCTCCAAAAGGAAGTTACACGTCTCCGCACCTTCTTGTGGGGACTCGACCAGGATGAGCTCCCTGCCAATCAGAGGACTCGGCTTTGA